A single Brassica rapa cultivar Chiifu-401-42 chromosome A04, CAAS_Brap_v3.01, whole genome shotgun sequence DNA region contains:
- the LOC103849169 gene encoding putative pentatricopeptide repeat-containing protein At5g36300, with protein MMMSLRTYGSPLPTRYSRRRPVNGCSNHPVSRQIVTEELPISTYNRRIRYRCRTGGIDEAMSLLAKLDSLGSQPDPLSYVTLIETLSALGRTLEADALFQEVIRSGLHGSYPLRFHNALLGGYLRKGQLALALRVLDHMQLENVEKNQETCEVLLNYYVSAGRLEESWRVVNEMKKRKFPLTSFVYGKIIRIYRDNGMWKKALGIIEEICEIGLPMDVELYNSIIDTFGKYGELDEALQVLRKMQSSHDFKPNISTWNSLIRWHCHHGAVDKALELFTMMQDQGLYPDPRMFVKLIARLGEKGSWNMISKSFESIKCKEDRRDTRAIYAALVEIVGQFGSFQDPEELVGRLKSEGVAPSANIFCTLADAYAQQGLCKQTVKVLKMMEKEGTEPNLIMLNVLINAFGNAGKHMEALSIYHHIKESGFTPDVVTYSTLMKAFTRAKKYEKVPEIFREMEASGCSADRKARQLLQNALMVLDKRH; from the exons ATGATGATGTCTCTGCGTACGTACGGATCTCCACTTCCGACCAGATACTCGCGGCGGCGACCCGTCAATGGCTGCTCTAACCACCCAGTTTCGCGCCAAATAGTCACCGAGGAACTGCCGATTTCAACGTACAATCGTCGGATTCGCTATCGCTGCAGAACAGGCGGAATCGACGAAGCGATGTCTCTCCTGGCCAAATTGGATTCGCTCGGCTCCCAACCCGATCCTCTTTCCTACGTTACTTTGATCGAAACTCTCTCTGCTCTCGGGAGGACTCTCGAAGCCGATGCTCTTTTCCAAGAAGTGATTCGATCCGGTCTCCATGGAAGCTACCCCCTGAGGTTCCACAACGCCTTGCTCGGCGGCTACTTGAGAAAAGGCCAGCTCGCGTTAGCTCTTAGGGTTTTGGATCACATGCAACTTGAAAACGttgagaagaatcaagaaacgTGTGAGGTTCTCTTGAACTATTACGTTAGCGCTGGGAGATTGGAGGAATCGTGGCGTGTGGTTAatgagatgaagaagaggaagtttCCTTTGACTTCTTTCGTCTATGGGAAGATCATACGTATTTACAGAGACAATGGGATGTGGAAGAAAGCGTTAGGGATTATCGAAGAGATTTGCGAGATTGGTTTGCCTATGGATGTGGAGTTATACAACAGCATCATCGATACGTTTGGTAAGTACGGAGAGTTAGATGAAGCGTTACAGGTCTTGCGGAAAATGCAGAGTTCTCATGATTTTAAGCCGAATATTAGTACTTGGAACTCGCTTATACGGTGGCATTGTCACCACGGTGCGGTCGATAAGGCGCTTGAGCTGTTCACGATGATGCAGGATCAGGGGCTTTATCCTGACCCTAGGATGTTTGTGAAGCTTATAGCGCGGTTGGGAGAGAAAGGGAGCTGGAACATGATAAGTAAAAGTTTTGAGTCCATAAAGTGTAAAGAAGATAGAAGAGATACGAGAGCTATCTATGCAGCTTTAGTTGAGATTGTTGGACAGTTTGGGAGTTTCCAGGACCCCGAGGAACTTGTGGGTAGACTCAAGTCGGAAGGTGTCGCTCCTTCAGCTAATATCTTTTGTACTTTGGCTGATGCATATGCTCAACAG GGACTATGCAAACAGACCGTAAAAGTGCTAAAGATGATGGAGAAGGAGGGCACTGAACCAAATTTGATTATGCTGAATGTTTTGATCAATGCGTTTGGAAATGCTGGGAAGCACATGGAAGCTCTATCTATTTATCACCATATTAAAGAAAGT GGATTCACCCCCGATGTGGTTACCTATAGTACACTTATGAAAGCATTCACTCGAGCAAAGAAGTATGAAAAG GTTCCAGAAATATTCAGGGAAATGGAAGCATCTGGGTGTAGTGCAGATAGGAAAGCAAGACAACTATTGCAAAATGCTCTTATGGTTCTCGACAAAAGACATTAA